Proteins co-encoded in one Paenibacillus sp. genomic window:
- a CDS encoding aldehyde dehydrogenase family protein, producing MTVETAVRTYMNLINGEWVSSISWLTFDSVNPADTSDVVGRFQASVAEDAVAAVEAADAAFAGWKSVAPSRRAEILYKAAELLEANLERNAAELTREEGKTLASSRMEVKRSAQTLRYYASEGLNVAGETLPSDDPTTFVYTKKEPLGVVTVITPWNFPISIPARKIAPALVTGNTVVFKPASDTPLIAFRLVEALHEAGLPAGVLNFVTGSASKTAAPLTTHPAVKAVTFTGSTGAGESIHRSVRLSTRVQLELGGKNPLVVLEDADLDHAAELAVKGGFELTGQACTGTSRVIVMDAVYDAFVGKLAAKAKALRIGSGLAAGVDVGPLANASQLDNVLSYVAIGLEEGAELVCGGERLTEGEYASGYYVTPAVFAGVTPDMRIAQEEIFGPVIAVLRAGSLQEAVRIANGVEYGLSASICTSDDTKMRYFVDHSESGMVKINRPTTGNAVNAPFGGVKMSSTATYRESGRGALEFYTRVKTVYHGIAPLKG from the coding sequence ATGACGGTGGAAACGGCAGTGCGCACTTATATGAACTTAATTAACGGCGAATGGGTGTCCTCGATCAGCTGGCTCACGTTCGACAGCGTCAATCCGGCCGATACGTCGGACGTCGTCGGACGGTTCCAAGCGTCGGTCGCGGAGGATGCGGTCGCCGCGGTCGAAGCGGCAGACGCCGCGTTCGCCGGATGGAAGTCGGTCGCCCCGAGCCGGCGGGCGGAGATTTTGTATAAAGCGGCGGAGCTGCTGGAAGCGAACCTGGAGCGGAACGCCGCGGAGCTGACGCGGGAGGAAGGCAAGACGCTCGCGAGCAGCCGGATGGAAGTGAAGCGTTCGGCCCAAACGCTCCGCTACTATGCTTCCGAAGGGCTTAATGTCGCGGGCGAAACGCTGCCCTCCGACGACCCGACGACGTTCGTGTACACGAAGAAGGAACCGCTCGGCGTCGTAACGGTCATCACGCCGTGGAACTTCCCGATTTCGATCCCGGCGCGCAAAATCGCCCCGGCGCTCGTCACCGGCAACACCGTCGTGTTCAAGCCCGCGTCGGATACGCCGCTCATCGCGTTTCGTCTCGTCGAAGCGCTGCACGAGGCGGGGCTGCCAGCAGGGGTGCTTAATTTCGTCACCGGCTCGGCTTCGAAAACGGCGGCGCCGCTCACGACGCATCCCGCCGTGAAGGCGGTCACCTTCACGGGTTCGACGGGAGCGGGGGAAAGCATACATCGGTCGGTGCGGCTGTCGACGCGGGTGCAGCTCGAGCTCGGCGGCAAAAATCCGCTCGTCGTGCTCGAAGACGCCGATTTGGACCACGCCGCGGAGCTTGCGGTGAAGGGCGGCTTCGAATTGACCGGGCAGGCTTGCACGGGCACGAGCCGCGTGATCGTCATGGACGCCGTCTACGACGCGTTCGTCGGTAAGCTGGCGGCGAAGGCGAAGGCGCTGCGCATCGGCAGCGGGCTCGCCGCCGGCGTCGACGTCGGTCCGCTCGCCAACGCCAGCCAGCTTGACAACGTCCTGAGCTACGTGGCGATCGGCCTCGAGGAAGGCGCCGAGCTCGTCTGCGGCGGCGAGCGGCTGACCGAAGGCGAGTATGCGTCCGGCTACTACGTGACCCCGGCGGTGTTCGCGGGCGTCACGCCGGACATGCGGATCGCGCAGGAGGAAATATTCGGCCCGGTAATCGCGGTGCTCCGCGCCGGCAGTCTGCAGGAGGCGGTGCGGATCGCCAACGGCGTCGAATACGGCTTGTCCGCTTCGATCTGCACGTCGGACGACACGAAGATGCGGTATTTCGTCGACCACAGCGAATCCGGCATGGTCAAGATCAATCGGCCGACGACGGGCAACGCGGTGAACGCGCCGTTCGGCGGCGTCAAAATGTCGAGCACGGCGACGTACCGGGAATCCGGGCGCGGGGCGCTCGAG